Proteins found in one Pontibacter sp. SGAir0037 genomic segment:
- a CDS encoding sodium:proton antiporter, whose product MDKYIIATTVVGVAALSMAWIPRLTARTFLSYPILFLLIGMFVYWVPFDLPSPNPIRGEKYAVHLTELSVIVSLMGTGLKIRRKFSLTHWRIPFRLVSITMLLSIAALALLGWGVLGFSVAAAILLGAVLAPTDPVLAEQVQVGPPNEEEEDVVRFSLTAEAGLNDGSAFPFTWLAVVLAVSAGSNSDWFAEWVIRDLVYRIAVGATMGYVIGRALAYLIFTLPQKSNFPKASDGFLALSATLVSYGFTEFLHGYGFIAVFVTALTMSSFEKDDEYHLEMHDFVNQIERILMVILLMLFGGSIVSGLLDHLTWKGALIGLGFLFIIRPLSTLPSLIGVKSTLREKVAISFFGIRGIGSFYYLSFALSEHDFEEADELWSVVGFIVMISIILHGITAARAMRRLDVDREKGIIQPLAPDQVPDEV is encoded by the coding sequence ATGGATAAATATATCATAGCCACTACGGTGGTAGGGGTAGCTGCTCTCTCTATGGCCTGGATTCCACGCCTTACAGCGCGCACCTTTCTCTCTTACCCCATCCTGTTCCTGTTGATTGGCATGTTCGTTTACTGGGTGCCCTTCGACCTGCCTTCGCCTAACCCGATCAGGGGAGAAAAGTATGCCGTGCACCTGACTGAGTTAAGCGTTATTGTATCGCTGATGGGCACAGGCCTGAAGATAAGGCGGAAATTCAGTTTAACGCATTGGCGCATCCCGTTCCGCCTGGTAAGCATCACCATGTTGCTGAGTATAGCTGCTCTTGCTTTGCTGGGCTGGGGTGTGCTGGGCTTTTCGGTGGCAGCAGCCATATTGCTGGGCGCTGTACTGGCTCCTACCGACCCTGTGCTGGCTGAACAGGTGCAGGTAGGGCCGCCTAACGAGGAAGAGGAAGATGTGGTACGGTTCTCTTTAACAGCCGAGGCCGGTTTAAACGATGGTTCCGCTTTCCCGTTTACATGGCTGGCAGTGGTGCTGGCTGTTTCGGCTGGCAGCAACAGCGACTGGTTTGCCGAGTGGGTAATACGGGACTTGGTATATCGTATTGCTGTAGGTGCAACAATGGGTTATGTTATTGGCAGAGCTTTGGCTTACCTCATCTTTACCTTACCCCAAAAATCAAACTTCCCGAAAGCATCCGATGGCTTTTTAGCTCTTTCTGCCACACTGGTATCGTACGGCTTTACAGAATTCCTGCACGGGTATGGCTTTATTGCAGTGTTTGTAACAGCCCTTACTATGAGCAGCTTCGAAAAAGACGATGAGTATCATCTCGAGATGCATGATTTTGTTAACCAGATAGAGCGTATTCTGATGGTGATCCTGCTTATGCTGTTCGGAGGCAGTATTGTATCTGGTTTGTTGGACCACCTGACCTGGAAAGGAGCTTTGATCGGACTGGGATTTCTGTTTATCATCCGCCCTCTAAGCACATTACCCAGCCTGATTGGCGTAAAATCGACTTTAAGGGAAAAGGTAGCTATAAGCTTTTTCGGTATCAGGGGGATTGGTTCGTTCTACTACCTGTCCTTTGCTTTAAGTGAACACGATTTTGAAGAGGCGGATGAGCTTTGGTCTGTTGTAGGATTTATTGTTATGATATCCATTATTCTGCATGGTATTACTGCTGCCCGGGCCATGAGACGCCTGGATGTGGATCGGGAAAAAGGTATTATTCAGCCCTTAGCACCAGATCAGGTACCGGATGAAGTATAA
- a CDS encoding sodium:alanine symporter family protein has protein sequence MEAIEQFLVDFSNLAWGMPLLVLLMGGGFYFMIYSGFLPFRHLKHAIDVLRGKYDDPDDPGDINHFEALSSALAATVGMGNISGVAVAIAMGGPGVLFWMWVSAFVGMATKFFTCSLSVMYRGRDSNGHLEGGPMYVVVEGLGSKWKPLAVFFAVAGLFGTLPIFQANQLTQVIREVVLVPNGFSSGDAFYSNLGIGLTLVLIVSMVIFGGIQRIGNVASKMVPGMVVLYMLAVFYIMAVNYTAIPDAFALILTDAFTAESVLGGAVGAIIIAGARRAAFSNEAGIGTASMMHGAAKTDEPIREGLVAMLGPLIDTIIVCTLTGLAIIMTGVWQSSDGNGVTMTAAAFNEAMPGFGSYVLVLCVLIFAFTSLFSYSYYGTKCFGFLFGARYKHYYNYFYVATIVFGATATMSAIISLIDGMYAMMAIPTMVSALLLSPKVMAAARNYFRRMKNVKRPI, from the coding sequence TTGGAAGCAATAGAACAATTCTTAGTTGATTTCAGCAACCTGGCCTGGGGTATGCCTTTGCTGGTGCTGCTGATGGGCGGCGGCTTTTACTTTATGATTTACTCAGGTTTCCTGCCATTCAGGCACCTGAAACATGCCATTGATGTACTACGCGGCAAGTACGACGACCCTGATGATCCGGGAGACATTAACCACTTTGAAGCTTTATCGAGTGCGCTGGCCGCTACTGTAGGCATGGGCAACATAAGTGGTGTAGCCGTAGCAATTGCCATGGGCGGACCCGGCGTATTGTTCTGGATGTGGGTAAGTGCCTTTGTGGGTATGGCAACTAAATTCTTTACCTGCTCCCTGTCGGTTATGTACCGTGGCAGAGACAGCAACGGGCATTTAGAGGGAGGCCCGATGTATGTGGTGGTAGAAGGCTTAGGCAGCAAGTGGAAGCCTCTGGCTGTTTTCTTTGCCGTAGCAGGTTTGTTTGGTACGCTTCCTATTTTTCAGGCAAACCAGCTCACGCAGGTAATCCGGGAAGTAGTGCTTGTTCCGAACGGCTTTTCTTCAGGAGATGCTTTTTACTCGAACCTTGGGATTGGCCTTACGCTGGTGCTGATCGTTTCTATGGTAATTTTTGGAGGAATACAGCGCATTGGCAATGTTGCCTCTAAAATGGTACCCGGCATGGTGGTTTTGTACATGCTGGCAGTATTTTATATTATGGCTGTAAACTATACGGCTATACCCGATGCTTTCGCCTTGATACTGACAGATGCGTTTACAGCAGAATCTGTGTTGGGAGGAGCTGTAGGAGCCATTATTATAGCAGGAGCCCGCAGAGCTGCATTTTCGAACGAAGCCGGCATTGGTACTGCCTCTATGATGCATGGTGCGGCCAAAACCGACGAGCCGATACGGGAGGGTTTGGTAGCCATGCTGGGGCCATTAATCGATACCATTATTGTTTGTACCCTTACGGGGCTGGCCATTATTATGACGGGGGTGTGGCAAAGCTCCGACGGCAATGGCGTTACCATGACGGCCGCTGCTTTTAATGAAGCCATGCCTGGCTTTGGCAGCTATGTGCTGGTGCTGTGCGTGCTCATTTTTGCATTCACTTCGCTTTTCTCTTACTCCTACTATGGCACCAAATGTTTCGGTTTTCTTTTCGGGGCCAGATACAAACACTACTACAATTACTTTTACGTAGCTACAATTGTATTTGGGGCTACAGCCACCATGTCGGCTATTATTAGCCTGATTGATGGCATGTATGCCATGATGGCTATTCCAACCATGGTTTCGGCTCTTCTGCTATCGCCCAAAGTAATGGCAGCAGCACGTAACTATTTCAGGAGGATGAAGAATGTTAAAAGGCCGATTTAA
- a CDS encoding cation:proton antiporter, which produces MTHLPHLVTDLGLILGAAGITTLLFKKLKQPLVLGYIIAGLLVGPNIALFPTIIEIENINIWAEIGVIFLLFSLGLEFSFKKLVKVGGSSSVMALVEVVVMLLLGYLTGKLLGWSTMDSIFLGGILSISSTTIIIRAFDELGVKSQRFAGLVFGVLIVEDLVAILLLVLLSTVAVSQQFAGAEMLAAVLKLAFFLVLWFLAGIFLIPTFLKKASKLMNDETLLIVSIALCLLMVILAAQVGFSPALGAFIMGSILAETTKAEKIEHLVASVRDLFGAIFFVSVGILINPQVIVEYAGPIAIITVVTLLGKVFSITSGGLMAGQGLKTSIQSGMSVSQIGEFSFIIATLGLTLNVTSDFLYPVAVAVSAITTFTTPYMIRLSEPLYRSVEAILPATWKTSLNEYSSGTQVISTTSDWNKLLRSYAINLVVYSVLIISIVLLSAQYLNPFIIENFIRGLWGDIVTTAITLVFMAPFLWALAVHHPQQEAQGRIWANRNFRSMIIVLEFARIGIAILFIGFLLHQFFAIETSLIIGLIIVALLAVFSRKIQNFYIRIENRFMANLNEREKSAAKKMHYTIAPWDAHLISFDIEATSAVVGKSLVELQVREKYGVNVAVIERGDYTIMAPTRNERIFPGDKIYVFGSDEQMEHFRQFVESETEVTAKANAVKEDVKLQKLVVSANSMLLHKTIREAGVRETTKGLIVGIEKKGERILNPDSELVFEEGDVVWIVGSPWRIRQLEATSSHS; this is translated from the coding sequence ATGACACATTTACCGCATTTAGTTACAGACCTAGGGTTAATACTGGGCGCAGCCGGTATCACAACACTGCTTTTTAAGAAGCTAAAGCAGCCACTGGTGCTCGGGTACATTATTGCAGGCCTACTGGTAGGGCCTAACATTGCGTTATTTCCTACTATCATCGAAATAGAAAATATCAACATCTGGGCTGAGATTGGCGTTATTTTCCTGCTTTTCAGCCTGGGACTTGAGTTCAGCTTTAAAAAATTAGTAAAAGTAGGAGGCTCTTCGTCTGTTATGGCGCTGGTAGAAGTAGTGGTCATGCTGCTGCTCGGCTACCTGACAGGTAAGCTTTTGGGCTGGTCTACAATGGATAGTATCTTTCTGGGAGGTATTTTATCCATTTCATCCACCACTATTATCATCAGGGCCTTTGATGAGCTGGGGGTAAAGTCGCAGCGCTTCGCCGGGTTGGTATTTGGTGTACTGATTGTAGAAGACCTGGTGGCTATCCTCTTGCTGGTGCTGCTTTCTACAGTAGCGGTGAGCCAGCAGTTTGCAGGTGCCGAAATGCTGGCAGCCGTACTAAAGCTGGCCTTTTTCCTGGTGCTGTGGTTTCTGGCAGGTATCTTCCTGATCCCGACTTTCCTGAAAAAAGCAAGTAAGCTCATGAACGACGAAACCTTACTGATCGTTTCCATTGCGCTTTGCCTGCTCATGGTTATTCTGGCAGCCCAAGTTGGCTTTTCGCCTGCTTTAGGTGCCTTTATTATGGGTTCTATACTGGCAGAAACCACCAAGGCAGAGAAAATTGAGCACCTGGTAGCCTCGGTTAGGGATTTGTTTGGTGCCATTTTCTTCGTATCGGTGGGCATCCTGATCAACCCGCAGGTAATCGTAGAATATGCAGGCCCTATAGCCATTATTACGGTGGTCACGCTGCTGGGAAAAGTATTCAGCATTACAAGTGGTGGCCTGATGGCGGGGCAGGGGCTGAAGACCTCTATACAATCCGGAATGAGTGTATCGCAGATAGGAGAGTTTTCTTTTATTATTGCTACGCTGGGCCTTACGCTAAATGTAACCAGCGACTTTCTGTATCCTGTAGCAGTGGCAGTTTCGGCAATAACCACTTTTACTACACCTTACATGATCCGGCTGTCAGAGCCACTCTATCGGTCGGTGGAGGCGATACTGCCTGCTACCTGGAAAACATCTTTAAACGAGTATAGTTCGGGCACACAGGTTATAAGCACAACCAGCGACTGGAATAAACTGTTGCGCTCTTATGCCATTAACCTGGTGGTTTATTCTGTGCTGATCATTTCTATTGTGCTGCTGTCGGCCCAGTACCTGAACCCTTTTATTATAGAGAATTTTATTCGCGGGCTCTGGGGCGATATTGTTACCACAGCTATTACACTTGTGTTTATGGCCCCGTTTCTCTGGGCGCTGGCGGTGCACCATCCGCAACAGGAGGCACAGGGGCGCATCTGGGCCAACAGGAACTTCCGGAGCATGATTATTGTGCTGGAATTTGCCAGGATAGGTATTGCCATTCTGTTTATCGGTTTCCTGCTGCACCAGTTTTTTGCCATAGAAACCTCTCTTATCATAGGGTTGATCATTGTTGCGCTACTGGCAGTCTTTTCACGTAAAATTCAGAACTTTTATATTCGTATAGAGAACCGTTTTATGGCAAACCTGAACGAGCGGGAGAAAAGTGCCGCAAAAAAAATGCACTATACAATTGCTCCTTGGGATGCCCACCTGATTAGCTTTGATATTGAAGCTACGTCGGCTGTGGTTGGTAAGTCTTTAGTAGAGCTGCAGGTAAGAGAAAAGTACGGTGTAAATGTGGCGGTAATAGAACGTGGCGACTATACGATTATGGCGCCTACCCGCAATGAGCGGATTTTCCCCGGAGACAAAATTTACGTATTCGGATCGGATGAGCAAATGGAGCATTTCAGGCAGTTTGTAGAGTCTGAGACAGAGGTTACCGCAAAAGCTAACGCTGTAAAAGAAGACGTGAAACTACAGAAGCTGGTGGTATCGGCCAACTCTATGCTATTACATAAAACAATTCGTGAAGCAGGGGTAAGAGAGACAACAAAAGGTTTGATTGTAGGTATTGAAAAAAAAGGCGAACGAATCCTGAACCCGGATTCTGAACTGGTTTTTGAAGAGGGAGATGTCGTCTGGATCGTGGGAAGCCCCTGGCGAATCAGACAGCTGGAAGCTACCAGCAGCCATTCATGA
- a CDS encoding mechanosensitive ion channel family protein yields MREIEHWIEEAVGLTAITQENILSSLLVLLGLWLLSRILLRVVSRREQDSRKLYQWKKTTNYVVTGLGILLLINIWFNGFQPIATFLGLLSAGLVVALRDPIMNMFGWVFLIWKRPFKVGDRIKVNEHTGDVIDIKLFQFTLNELGVWVDSEQATGRIVHIPNSHVFTRALINYNYGFPFLWHEVQVRITFESNWQKAKSILEEIGAKYSVELSEAAQQRIRVEAQRHLIFYNNYNARVYTKVRENGIQLTIRYLSNVSGRRESENKIWQDVLTQFMASPDIRFAYPTTRFYQSPGDQEQEQREGSSGLLLP; encoded by the coding sequence ATGCGGGAAATAGAACATTGGATTGAAGAAGCAGTAGGTCTGACGGCCATCACGCAGGAGAACATATTGTCTTCTCTACTGGTGCTTCTGGGGCTTTGGCTGCTCAGCAGAATCCTGCTGCGGGTGGTGTCGCGGCGGGAGCAGGATTCGCGTAAGCTTTATCAGTGGAAGAAAACCACTAACTATGTGGTAACCGGGCTGGGTATCCTGCTCCTGATCAACATCTGGTTCAACGGCTTTCAACCTATTGCCACTTTCCTGGGGCTGCTGTCAGCGGGCCTGGTGGTGGCGCTGCGGGACCCGATTATGAACATGTTCGGCTGGGTGTTTCTGATCTGGAAGCGGCCTTTTAAAGTAGGCGACAGAATTAAGGTGAACGAACACACAGGCGATGTCATTGATATTAAGCTTTTCCAGTTTACCCTGAATGAGCTGGGGGTGTGGGTGGATTCGGAGCAGGCAACAGGCCGGATTGTGCATATCCCGAACAGCCACGTGTTTACAAGAGCGTTAATCAACTACAACTATGGGTTTCCGTTTCTCTGGCATGAAGTGCAGGTGCGTATTACCTTCGAAAGTAACTGGCAAAAAGCGAAATCTATATTAGAGGAAATTGGTGCGAAATATTCTGTTGAGCTGAGTGAGGCGGCGCAGCAACGGATAAGGGTGGAGGCGCAACGGCATTTAATCTTTTACAATAATTACAATGCCAGGGTATATACCAAGGTGCGAGAAAACGGAATACAGCTCACTATTCGTTACCTTTCCAATGTAAGTGGCCGTCGGGAAAGTGAAAATAAAATCTGGCAAGATGTTTTAACGCAGTTTATGGCCTCGCCAGACATACGTTTTGCCTACCCGACCACACGCTTTTACCAGTCTCCGGGAGACCAGGAGCAAGAGCAGCGAGAAGGTTCCTCCGGGCTTCTGCTGCCTTAG
- the kynU gene encoding kynureninase, translating to MNYQNNLSFAQEQDQQDPLNHFRNRFYIPQVNKQDAIYFCGNSLGLQPKSVQRFIDDEMYKWANYAVEGHFTGDEPWFNYHELLTAAEARVVGAKPVEVVVMNQLTVNLHLMLVSFYRPQGKRFKILVEGGAFPSDQYALETQTKFHGYQPDDAIIEVFPREGEHTLRTEDILQTIRDNADELALVMMGGINYYTGQVFDMEAITRAGHEAGAVVGFDLAHAAGNVVLQLHEWDVDFAVWCTYKYMNSGPGGTSGVFVHERHSNNSDIPRFAGWWGHNAQERFQMKKGFIPMEGAEGWQLSNGQILPLAVHRASLEIFDEAGMENLRQKSEKLTGYLEYLIDDLKADKSVLEMITPRDPKARGCQLSLLVKQEARALFNKLMEANIIVDFREPNVIRVAPTPLYNTFEEVYKFSEILHECLPVK from the coding sequence ATGAATTATCAGAATAACCTTTCTTTCGCACAGGAGCAGGACCAACAAGACCCGTTAAACCACTTTAGGAACCGCTTTTACATCCCGCAGGTAAATAAGCAGGATGCCATTTACTTCTGTGGCAATTCTCTTGGCCTGCAGCCAAAATCAGTGCAGCGGTTTATTGATGATGAAATGTATAAATGGGCCAATTACGCTGTTGAAGGACATTTTACAGGTGATGAGCCCTGGTTTAACTACCATGAGCTGCTAACAGCTGCAGAGGCCCGAGTAGTGGGCGCCAAGCCTGTAGAGGTGGTGGTCATGAACCAGCTTACTGTAAACCTGCACCTGATGCTGGTTTCGTTTTACAGGCCTCAGGGGAAGCGCTTTAAAATTCTGGTGGAGGGTGGCGCGTTCCCTTCAGATCAGTATGCTTTGGAAACGCAGACAAAGTTCCATGGCTACCAACCGGATGACGCGATCATCGAGGTCTTTCCACGCGAAGGCGAGCATACCCTGCGAACCGAAGACATCCTGCAAACCATCCGGGATAATGCCGACGAGCTAGCGCTGGTGATGATGGGTGGCATTAATTACTATACCGGGCAGGTGTTCGATATGGAGGCTATTACCAGAGCAGGCCACGAAGCAGGTGCGGTAGTTGGCTTTGATCTGGCGCATGCCGCTGGTAATGTAGTGCTTCAACTGCACGAATGGGACGTGGATTTTGCCGTGTGGTGCACGTATAAGTATATGAATTCCGGTCCTGGAGGTACATCGGGTGTATTTGTGCACGAGCGCCATAGCAACAACTCGGATATTCCGCGTTTTGCAGGCTGGTGGGGGCATAACGCCCAGGAGCGTTTCCAGATGAAAAAGGGCTTCATACCTATGGAGGGTGCAGAAGGATGGCAGCTGAGTAATGGTCAGATTTTACCATTGGCCGTGCATCGTGCCTCACTCGAAATTTTTGATGAGGCAGGTATGGAAAACCTTCGCCAGAAAAGCGAGAAACTGACAGGTTACCTGGAATATCTCATAGATGATCTGAAAGCAGACAAAAGTGTGCTGGAAATGATTACACCACGCGATCCTAAAGCCAGGGGTTGCCAATTGTCTTTATTAGTGAAGCAGGAGGCACGCGCACTTTTTAATAAGCTGATGGAGGCAAATATTATTGTAGATTTCCGCGAGCCTAATGTGATTCGTGTAGCTCCCACGCCTCTTTACAATACTTTTGAAGAAGTGTATAAGTTCTCCGAAATTCTGCACGAGTGCCTGCCGGTTAAATAG
- a CDS encoding polysaccharide deacetylase family protein yields MRLKRIFTLLLCICSLSAFAQNWNKKQAAVVLTYDDALHVHLDNAIPALDALGLRGTFFLIASSTAFTQRMEEWRKASQKHELANHTLFHPCDGSLPGRGFVTADYNLATYSVRRMQDDIKMTNAVLQAVDGKKQHTFAYPCGDTMIGGIPYLEGIKGDIAAARGVHHEMIQPNTTDLYNMGSYVVNGQSGEELIALVKKAMETNSLIVFLFHGVGGEHGLNVSLDAHSKLLKFIKENEKKIWNPTFIEAADYIKAGGAAKKASAK; encoded by the coding sequence ATGAGGCTGAAAAGAATTTTTACGCTGCTGCTGTGCATCTGTAGCTTATCTGCTTTCGCACAAAACTGGAATAAAAAACAGGCTGCTGTCGTACTTACTTACGACGATGCCCTGCATGTGCACCTGGACAATGCTATTCCTGCTTTAGATGCCCTGGGCCTGAGAGGAACCTTCTTTCTGATTGCTTCTTCTACAGCTTTTACCCAACGGATGGAAGAGTGGAGAAAAGCATCTCAAAAACACGAGCTGGCTAACCATACCCTCTTTCACCCATGCGATGGAAGCCTGCCGGGCAGAGGCTTCGTTACTGCCGACTACAACCTTGCCACCTATTCTGTTCGCCGCATGCAGGACGATATTAAAATGACCAATGCTGTACTACAGGCTGTTGACGGCAAGAAGCAGCACACTTTTGCCTACCCATGCGGCGATACCATGATTGGCGGCATTCCATACCTGGAAGGCATAAAAGGTGATATAGCTGCCGCACGAGGAGTACACCATGAAATGATACAGCCTAACACAACTGATCTGTATAATATGGGCTCTTATGTCGTTAATGGCCAGTCTGGCGAAGAACTGATAGCACTTGTTAAAAAAGCAATGGAAACAAACAGCCTGATTGTATTTCTTTTCCATGGCGTAGGCGGAGAGCATGGATTGAATGTATCGCTGGACGCACACAGCAAGCTTCTAAAGTTCATCAAAGAGAATGAAAAAAAGATCTGGAACCCTACTTTTATAGAGGCAGCAGACTATATAAAAGCAGGTGGCGCTGCGAAGAAGGCAAGTGCTAAGTAA